A part of Acidobacteriota bacterium genomic DNA contains:
- a CDS encoding sodium:solute symporter — MHPVDWTIIVAYLAWVLYDGVKRAKGTGAVEGYFLASRSLPWWAVGLSVMATQMSAITLVGTTGQGYDDGIRFVQFYFGLPLAMIILSVTLVPFFHRARVFTAYEYLERRFDARTRALASFLFLMSRGLSAGVIIAAPAVILSIVLGWSLPLTILAIGVPTTLYTMFGGVQAVTWADVKQMVVIMVGVSAAVAALIAGLPDDVSLEPALQVAGATGRLQAIDFTFDLNETYTFWSGLLGGLFLMLGYFGCDQSQVQRYLTAKSIDAGRHSLLMSAYAKIPLQVLILMMGVLVFCFYLFTEPPMLFNDSHQPAVEASGRAGEYRALDEQFRAAHAARRSDAEAVVAARRAGDEAAFRSATAAFEASDRRVVDVRAQARDLVRDVTGDAAYSDVNYVFPTFITTQLPIGLVGLLIAAIFAAAMSSIAAEFNALSAATTIDFYRRHIKREASDAHYLRFSKIATGFWGLFASVTALYAANLGSLIEVVNRFGSFFYGSLLGVFVLAVGMPRVTAAGAFWGLIGGMASVAAVATFFPDVSFMWHNLVGVVAVCAIGGITTLRRPASA; from the coding sequence GTGCATCCCGTCGACTGGACCATCATCGTCGCCTATCTCGCCTGGGTGTTGTACGACGGCGTGAAGCGGGCGAAGGGCACCGGCGCCGTCGAGGGCTACTTCCTCGCGTCGCGCTCGCTGCCGTGGTGGGCGGTCGGACTGTCGGTGATGGCGACGCAGATGAGCGCCATCACGCTGGTCGGGACCACCGGCCAGGGATACGACGACGGGATCCGCTTCGTGCAGTTCTACTTCGGGCTGCCGCTGGCGATGATCATCCTGTCCGTCACCCTGGTCCCGTTCTTCCACCGGGCCCGGGTCTTTACCGCCTACGAGTACCTCGAGCGGCGCTTCGACGCCCGCACGCGCGCGCTGGCCAGCTTTCTCTTCCTGATGTCGCGCGGCCTCAGCGCCGGCGTGATCATCGCGGCGCCGGCCGTCATTCTCTCCATCGTCTTGGGGTGGAGCCTGCCCCTCACCATTCTCGCCATCGGCGTGCCGACGACGCTCTACACGATGTTCGGCGGCGTGCAGGCGGTGACCTGGGCCGACGTCAAGCAGATGGTGGTGATCATGGTGGGGGTCAGCGCGGCGGTAGCGGCGCTGATCGCCGGATTGCCGGACGATGTCTCGCTGGAGCCGGCGCTGCAGGTGGCGGGGGCGACGGGCCGGCTGCAGGCGATCGACTTCACCTTCGACCTGAACGAGACCTACACGTTCTGGTCGGGCCTGCTCGGCGGTCTGTTCCTGATGCTGGGCTACTTCGGCTGCGACCAGAGCCAGGTGCAGCGCTATCTCACCGCGAAGTCGATCGACGCCGGACGCCACTCGCTGCTGATGAGCGCCTACGCGAAGATCCCGCTCCAGGTGCTCATCCTGATGATGGGCGTTCTGGTCTTCTGCTTCTACCTCTTCACCGAACCGCCGATGCTGTTCAACGACTCGCACCAGCCCGCGGTGGAAGCGAGTGGGCGGGCGGGCGAGTACCGGGCGCTCGACGAGCAATTCCGCGCGGCCCATGCGGCGCGACGCTCCGACGCGGAGGCGGTCGTCGCGGCGCGGCGGGCGGGTGACGAGGCGGCGTTCCGGTCGGCGACGGCGGCCTTCGAAGCGAGCGATCGGCGGGTGGTCGACGTCCGCGCCCAGGCGCGCGACCTCGTGCGCGACGTCACCGGCGATGCCGCCTACAGCGACGTCAACTACGTTTTCCCGACGTTCATCACGACGCAGCTCCCCATCGGCCTCGTCGGGCTGCTCATCGCCGCGATCTTCGCGGCGGCGATGTCGAGCATCGCGGCGGAGTTCAACGCGCTCTCCGCCGCCACCACCATCGACTTCTACCGCCGCCACATCAAGCGCGAAGCGTCGGACGCCCACTACCTGCGGTTCTCGAAGATCGCCACCGGCTTCTGGGGCCTCTTCGCGTCGGTCACCGCCCTCTACGCCGCCAATCTCGGCTCGCTGATCGAGGTCGTCAACCGCTTCGGCTCTTTCTTCTACGGCTCGCTCCTCGGCGTCTTCGTCCTCGCGGTCGGCATGCCGCGCGTCACCGCCGCCGGCGCCTTCTGGGGGCTCATCGGCGGCATGGCATCCGTCGCCGCGGTCGCCACGTTCTTCCCCGACGTGTCGTTCATGTGGCACAACCTCGTGGGGGTCGTGGCGGTGTGCGCCATCGGCGGGATCACCACGCTGCGCCGACCGGCGTCTGCTTAG
- a CDS encoding sigma-54-dependent Fis family transcriptional regulator yields the protein MESLARLAYTNPFGSEFIEIEHAVLGDDFVPHGPVWSLEAGYEGNPALEPLVSASERAARDARERLLRSGSATPEELALYAYVVGQMLYWRYEDDLHQVHVDPSRSRRRLAFYERFHRDVEHFLTLDGIPLPWRVEPPHLFACFFQARRAFDLIFRNIIGTSKAAAKLRADVWQSIFTHDMRRYRRSLYRRMHDVTTLVTGPSGTGKELVARAIGLSRYIPFDPQPGTFAANLDGAFHAVNLSALSPTLIESELFGHRKGAFTGALQDRIGWLESCPPLGTVLLDEIGELDPSIQVKLLRVLQNREFQRIGETTPREFKGKLIAATNRDLDAEMRAGRFREDLYYRLCADLIETPSLRDQLRDSPDELRNMVLFVSERVVGSDEASDVAGEVLACIERDLGPDYAWPGNVRELEQCVCNVLVHKRYRPRTAPETSDAADGVVAAWREGDLTAKELLRRYCTRVYATTGSYQETARRLDLDRRTVKRSIDPDLLGRLTAAEPN from the coding sequence ATGGAGTCGCTGGCGCGGCTGGCCTACACCAATCCGTTCGGCTCCGAGTTCATCGAGATCGAACACGCGGTTCTCGGCGACGACTTTGTGCCGCATGGGCCGGTCTGGAGCCTCGAGGCAGGCTACGAGGGGAATCCGGCCCTCGAACCGCTGGTGTCCGCCTCCGAGCGGGCGGCGCGGGACGCCAGGGAACGCCTACTGCGGTCGGGATCGGCGACTCCGGAGGAGCTGGCGCTGTACGCCTACGTCGTCGGCCAGATGCTCTACTGGCGGTACGAGGACGACCTGCACCAGGTCCACGTCGACCCCAGCCGCAGCCGTCGCCGGCTGGCGTTCTACGAGCGATTCCACCGGGACGTAGAGCACTTCCTGACGCTCGACGGAATCCCGTTGCCGTGGCGCGTGGAGCCGCCGCACCTGTTCGCCTGCTTCTTCCAGGCCCGCCGCGCGTTCGACCTCATCTTCCGGAACATCATCGGCACGTCGAAGGCCGCCGCGAAGCTGCGCGCGGATGTGTGGCAATCCATCTTCACGCACGACATGCGGCGCTACCGCCGCTCGCTCTACCGGCGCATGCACGACGTGACGACGCTCGTAACGGGACCGTCCGGAACGGGCAAGGAGCTGGTCGCCCGGGCCATCGGGCTCTCTCGGTACATCCCGTTCGACCCTCAGCCCGGGACGTTCGCGGCGAACCTCGACGGGGCGTTCCACGCCGTCAATCTGTCCGCGCTGTCGCCGACCCTCATCGAATCGGAACTGTTCGGGCACCGGAAGGGCGCTTTTACCGGGGCGCTGCAGGATCGCATTGGATGGCTCGAATCGTGCCCGCCACTCGGCACGGTGTTGCTGGACGAAATCGGCGAGCTCGACCCTTCGATTCAGGTCAAGCTGCTGCGCGTCCTGCAGAACCGCGAGTTTCAGCGGATCGGCGAGACGACGCCCCGCGAGTTCAAGGGCAAGCTGATCGCCGCGACGAACCGAGACCTCGACGCCGAGATGCGCGCCGGCCGCTTTCGCGAAGACCTCTACTACCGGCTGTGCGCGGATCTCATCGAAACGCCGTCGCTCCGCGATCAGTTGCGCGACTCGCCGGACGAGCTCCGCAACATGGTGCTGTTCGTCAGTGAGCGCGTGGTCGGGTCCGACGAGGCTTCGGACGTGGCCGGGGAAGTGCTGGCCTGCATCGAGCGGGATCTCGGGCCCGACTATGCGTGGCCGGGCAACGTGCGGGAGCTCGAACAGTGCGTCTGCAACGTACTGGTGCACAAGCGCTACCGGCCGAGGACGGCTCCCGAGACATCGGATGCAGCCGATGGCGTGGTGGCGGCATGGCGTGAAGGCGATCTGACCGCCAAGGAGCTCCTTCGGCGCTACTGCACGCGCGTCTACGCGACGACGGGAAGCTATCAGGAGACCGCGCGCCGCCTGGATCTCGACCGGCGCACCGTCAAGCGGTCGATCGATCCCGATCTGCTCGGGCGACTGACGGCCGCCGAGCCGAACTAG
- a CDS encoding PQQ-binding-like beta-propeller repeat protein, which yields MFRTQARGRGVTSRSARFTCLTVSVGLLAAAAAGPTVLANDWPQWRGAERLGIWTETGILREFPDEGLQVKWRAPVNGGYAGPAVADGRVFVLDYIETEPRTMDGTERILALDEETGEVLWTHEWTTTYRMLMFTYATGPRATPTVDGDRVYLTGSTGRILCLDAATGAVVWEKDTVAEYDTSIPIWGTSSAPLVDGDRVIFLVGGEPDALVMAFDKHTGDEVWRALETRTEMGYNQPKIIEAGGARQLIVWHPRGLSSLDPETGELYWEEPFEGRANMTVADAVQSGSYLFVSGFYTGSMMMRLDLDRPAATAVWKDGTNRVVEGGIEVAEETGLHSVMTTPLVVGDYIYGIGSHGQVRGLLAESGERVWEAEGLTNQNRWGSAYFVQHEDRYFVYNENGDLIIAQFNPDGYVELDRTHLLNPTSRSGYGGSRAGTASRFRHGQSDRLVVWAHPAFANRHVVLRNDEEIIRVSLDEDDYR from the coding sequence ATGTTTCGAACCCAAGCGCGCGGCCGCGGCGTGACATCCCGATCGGCGCGGTTCACCTGCCTCACCGTGTCCGTCGGCCTCCTGGCCGCGGCGGCGGCCGGACCGACCGTCCTCGCCAACGACTGGCCGCAATGGCGCGGCGCCGAGCGGCTCGGCATCTGGACCGAGACCGGCATTCTGCGCGAGTTTCCCGACGAGGGGCTGCAGGTGAAGTGGCGCGCGCCCGTGAACGGCGGGTACGCCGGCCCGGCGGTCGCGGACGGCCGGGTGTTCGTCCTCGACTACATCGAAACCGAGCCCCGCACGATGGACGGGACGGAGCGCATCCTCGCCCTCGACGAGGAGACCGGCGAGGTGCTCTGGACCCACGAGTGGACGACCACCTACCGCATGCTGATGTTCACGTATGCGACCGGTCCGCGCGCCACGCCCACCGTTGACGGCGACCGCGTCTACCTGACGGGTTCGACGGGGCGCATCCTGTGCTTGGATGCGGCGACGGGCGCGGTGGTCTGGGAGAAGGACACGGTCGCGGAATACGACACGAGCATCCCGATCTGGGGCACGTCGAGCGCGCCGCTCGTCGATGGCGACCGGGTCATCTTCCTCGTCGGCGGCGAGCCGGACGCCTTGGTCATGGCCTTCGACAAACACACCGGAGACGAGGTCTGGCGCGCCCTCGAGACCCGCACCGAGATGGGCTACAACCAGCCGAAGATCATCGAGGCGGGGGGCGCCCGGCAGTTGATCGTGTGGCACCCACGCGGGCTGTCCTCACTCGATCCGGAGACCGGCGAGCTCTACTGGGAGGAGCCGTTCGAGGGACGCGCCAACATGACCGTGGCCGACGCCGTCCAGAGCGGTTCTTACCTGTTCGTGTCGGGGTTCTATACCGGCTCGATGATGATGCGCCTCGACCTCGACCGGCCGGCCGCGACCGCGGTCTGGAAGGACGGGACGAACCGCGTTGTGGAGGGCGGCATCGAGGTGGCGGAAGAGACCGGGCTGCATTCCGTCATGACGACGCCGCTCGTCGTCGGCGACTACATCTACGGCATCGGCAGCCACGGCCAGGTGCGCGGGCTGCTGGCCGAGTCCGGTGAGCGCGTGTGGGAAGCGGAAGGGCTGACGAACCAGAACCGCTGGGGATCCGCCTACTTCGTCCAGCACGAGGACCGCTACTTCGTCTACAACGAGAACGGCGATCTGATCATCGCGCAGTTCAACCCCGACGGCTACGTCGAACTGGACCGGACCCACCTGCTGAACCCGACGTCCCGCTCCGGCTACGGCGGGTCGCGGGCCGGCACCGCGTCGCGGTTCCGGCACGGCCAGAGCGACCGGCTCGTGGTTTGGGCGCACCCGGCGTTCGCCAACCGCCATGTCGTGCTCCGGAACGACGAAGAGATCATTCGGGTCTCGCTCGACGAAGACGACTACCGCTGA
- a CDS encoding outer membrane beta-barrel protein: MDARLLLHRSLGVAIVLLMCSPAAAQEAQPKPRTHHVSLQPGVFNNSAEGFEFGGLDLDAGRDTFYGAVSYRYSLNPSIDLALHAGHWIGQWTTATSHIVELASGFIGPGVRVNGRRRAAGRVVPYLQTNVYFVQEQLVLERAWSKRVTQNAFGVGLMGGLNVVLGERVSIPIEAIYLATTGNAGIDDLSGVGLSIGVDLSF, translated from the coding sequence ATGGATGCACGATTACTCCTTCATCGCTCGCTCGGGGTGGCCATTGTGCTGCTAATGTGCTCGCCCGCCGCGGCTCAGGAGGCGCAGCCGAAGCCGCGGACACACCACGTCAGCCTGCAACCGGGCGTCTTCAACAACTCGGCCGAGGGCTTCGAGTTCGGCGGCCTCGACCTCGACGCCGGCAGGGACACGTTCTACGGCGCCGTCAGCTATCGGTACTCCCTCAACCCCTCCATTGATCTCGCCTTGCACGCCGGGCACTGGATTGGCCAATGGACAACGGCGACGTCTCACATCGTCGAGTTGGCCAGCGGATTCATCGGCCCCGGCGTCCGCGTCAATGGTCGGCGCCGGGCGGCCGGGCGCGTCGTCCCCTATCTCCAGACGAACGTCTACTTCGTGCAGGAGCAACTGGTTCTCGAGCGGGCGTGGTCGAAACGAGTGACGCAAAACGCCTTCGGAGTTGGCCTCATGGGCGGCCTCAACGTCGTTCTCGGTGAACGCGTTTCGATTCCGATCGAAGCGATCTATCTGGCGACCACCGGTAACGCAGGAATCGATGACCTTTCCGGAGTCGGTCTTTCGATCGGCGTCGACCTGAGCTTCTGA
- a CDS encoding helix-turn-helix domain-containing protein, which translates to MTKQYKSEALAAAHEAALGLAEAGLMSKRTMRAFDEMCLTPVEEMAPEDIRALRLRENASQAVFARHLNVTTGLVSQWERGQKRPRGASLKLLTLVAKNGLSAVA; encoded by the coding sequence ATGACCAAGCAATACAAGAGTGAAGCGCTAGCGGCAGCACATGAGGCGGCGCTCGGCCTCGCCGAGGCCGGTTTGATGTCGAAGCGGACCATGCGGGCGTTCGACGAAATGTGCCTCACACCAGTCGAAGAGATGGCCCCGGAGGATATCCGCGCGCTTCGGCTTCGCGAAAACGCGAGTCAGGCAGTGTTCGCGCGCCATCTCAACGTGACGACCGGGCTAGTGAGCCAGTGGGAGCGCGGCCAGAAACGACCGCGCGGCGCATCATTGAAGCTCCTGACGCTAGTAGCGAAGAACGGCCTGAGCGCCGTGGCGTAG
- a CDS encoding MFS transporter, with the protein MALSPELVGFVKEGLERKLSREQIADILTRAGWPADQVRRALAGFADVESPIPVPRPAVSTRPREAFLYVVMFMALFVSAYSLGAAVFGLIDTYLPDPAGLPPFVIREILRFSVSALVVASPVFVFVTRVIRRGVEEQPSSRRSRIRQQLTYLTLFVASCVLVGAVTGLVYSFLGGELTARFVLKSLTVTAIAGGVFSYYLRDLRDTERDPRETRTPRRRDLLPALGAASVLVAVVAGLVALGSPADQRMERLDARRAQDLDAISRAIDRYEATHERLPATLDELQRNSDVQVAIADPVTGEPYGYAAGEGTAYELCATFERASEEREFRRGRPFSRHEAGRHCFPLRAEPDRSG; encoded by the coding sequence ATGGCGCTCAGCCCGGAACTGGTCGGTTTCGTCAAGGAAGGTCTCGAACGGAAACTCTCGCGGGAACAGATTGCGGACATTCTGACCCGCGCGGGCTGGCCGGCGGATCAGGTTCGGCGGGCCTTGGCTGGATTCGCGGACGTCGAGTCCCCGATCCCGGTCCCGCGGCCAGCCGTGTCGACCCGGCCGCGCGAGGCCTTCCTCTACGTCGTGATGTTCATGGCGCTGTTCGTCAGCGCCTACAGCCTGGGAGCGGCGGTCTTCGGGTTGATCGATACCTATCTGCCCGACCCGGCCGGATTGCCGCCGTTCGTGATCCGCGAGATCCTCCGGTTCTCCGTGTCGGCCCTGGTCGTGGCGAGTCCGGTGTTCGTCTTCGTCACCCGGGTCATTCGGCGCGGCGTTGAAGAGCAGCCCAGCTCCCGGCGATCGCGCATCCGCCAGCAACTGACGTACCTGACGCTGTTCGTCGCGTCGTGCGTTCTGGTGGGCGCTGTCACCGGGCTCGTTTACAGCTTCCTCGGGGGTGAGCTGACCGCCCGCTTCGTGCTGAAGTCGCTGACCGTGACCGCGATCGCCGGTGGCGTGTTCAGCTATTACCTACGGGATCTGCGGGATACGGAGCGGGACCCGCGCGAAACGCGGACGCCGCGCCGGCGCGATCTCCTTCCCGCCCTCGGCGCCGCGTCGGTGCTGGTCGCCGTGGTCGCCGGCCTGGTGGCGCTCGGGTCGCCGGCCGACCAGCGGATGGAACGGCTGGACGCGCGCCGCGCCCAGGACCTCGACGCCATCTCGCGGGCCATCGACCGCTACGAGGCGACGCACGAGAGGCTACCGGCGACGCTCGACGAGTTGCAGCGCAATTCCGACGTGCAGGTTGCGATTGCGGACCCGGTGACCGGCGAGCCGTACGGCTACGCGGCCGGGGAGGGAACGGCCTACGAGCTGTGCGCCACCTTCGAGCGGGCCAGCGAAGAGCGTGAGTTCCGCCGCGGGCGGCCCTTCTCACGGCACGAGGCGGGCCGGCATTGTTTCCCCCTTCGGGCTGAGCCCGACCGCAGCGGGTGA